A window of the Juglans microcarpa x Juglans regia isolate MS1-56 chromosome 5D, Jm3101_v1.0, whole genome shotgun sequence genome harbors these coding sequences:
- the LOC121265655 gene encoding putative calcium-transporting ATPase 13, plasma membrane-type, giving the protein MYASSGHQKSDHERQMMVIQAGSNGTTTPRERWRLALSILRERNLLVSKPAANKLAEMGSLNALHGVSSSNDDIGAAATAADPHITLGSAEISSASPHVSINVNLDDEIDNHNNDPELQRASIARIVTEKDLRSLQKFGGVQGIAKALNTDLQNGIPGDETPAHYRFFQFNLKYWNRYIIVLLSLSAVLSLVFGIVEEGPKTGWYEGAIIIFAILILEVAPSVRNFCLELSWKILEKQKPLEMQPLEVNVFRRGCVQKISICKVLLGDIVCLDGEYNLVPANGLFISGESLKLDGELQTIINDENPFMLCGAKVIDGSGRMLVTSVGMDTTWGGDHLMHFISDHATPFKTTLPAELENVSSSIQITGLLIYILLLVVLFLRFKLGRDDVNSNLPELKGKPTEITDMMNKVFMKPNAKIAAMTTSLAMPILVGVMEGVPFVIKLAITFWNRRMLSGKDFAQNPFACLSMGSVTNICFDQYAWPTLDQLGDNKCLAETRNAIKALKRAGISIILISEDEISEVEAIALNCEMFPCSNGMVLEGKDFRNYSKEERMNNVDNITVMRSSSPSDKLLLVKCLKEKGRVVAMVVGYKTNDIPSIREANVGIVMGSSEIPKEYSDIVIMERNFSFLVEIVRCGRCIHDNIRKYIQLQLTQNIAGLLITAITTVCLGYSPITTIQLLWANLVVAFLGGLALLTEPPTDHQKLMNKWPLRQHKPLITKAMWGKLFSQTLYQTAILVTFQFKGQAILRVCKNVSETMIFNSFVLCQVFNLVNAREPEKKNMFRGIHRNRLFVVAVIVTLVLQFAFIEIENILAGNAKLNWVQWVACLVIGMVSWAIDWGTKCIPGYVMGLVK; this is encoded by the exons ATGTACGCAAGCTCTGGCCATCAAAAGTCTGATCATGAACGTCAGATGATGGTAATACAAGCAGGTAGTAACGGTACTACCACGCCAAGAGAGCGTTGGCGCCTGGCTCTTTCGATCCTTCGGGAGCGGAATCTACTTGTATCAAAACCGGCGGCGAATAAATTAGCTGAGATGGGCTCTCTTAATGCTCTCCATGGAGTCTCATCCTCGAATGACGACATAGgagcagcagcaacagcagca GATCCACACATTACACTAGGAAGTGCAGAAATCTCATCGGCATCGCCTCATGTTTCCATCAATGTAAATTTGGATGATGAGATTGACAATCATAACAATGATCCAGAATTGCAAAGAGCAAGCATTGCTAGGATTGTAACGGAGAAGGATCTACGTTCCTTACAGAAGTTTGGAGGCGTCCAAGGAATTGCAAAGGCTCTTAATACCGATTTACAGAATGGAATACCTGGTGATGAGACTCCTGCACATTATCGCTTCTTTCAgtttaacttaaaatattggAATCGTTATATCATTGTCCTTCTCTCTTTGTCGGCGGTGCTGTCACTCGTCTTTGGGATTGTGGAGGAAGGCCCAAAGACTGGTTGGTACGAAGGCGCCATTATAATTTTTGCCATCCTCATTCTTGAGGTTGCTCCTTCCGTACGTAACTTTTGCCTTGAGCTTTCATGGAAGATCCTAGAAAAGCAGAAGCCCTTGGAAATGCAACCACTAGAAGTCAATGTCTTCAGAAGGGGATGCGTTCAGAAAATATCCATCTGCAAAGTTTTGTTGGGGGATATAGTTTGCCTCGATGGGGAGTATAATTTGGTCCCTGCTAATGGTTTGTTCATATCTGGTGAATCCCTAAAACTGGATGGCGAGCTACAAACCATCATCAATGATGAGAACCCGTTTATGTTATGTGGTGCAAAGGTGATTGATGGAAGTGGGCGCATGCTAGTTACCTCTGTGGGCATGGACACAACATGGGGTGGTGATCATTTGATGCACTTTATAAGCGACCATGCCACGCCCTTCAAGACCACACTTCCAGCAGAACTTGAAaatgtgagcagcagcatacaAATTACTGGGCTTCTAATCTATATTCTTCTCCTTGTAGTGTTGTTCCTCCGTTTTAAGCTTGGAAGAGATGATGTTAACTCTAATCTCCCTGAGCTAAAAGGGAAACCAACTGAGATAACTGATATGATGAACAAAGTTTTCATGAAACCAAATGCAAAGATCGCTGCCATGACAACTTCACTTGCCATGCCAATACTGGTTGGTGTAATGGAAGGAGTACCTTTTGTAATCAAACTTGCTATTACTTTTTGGAATAGAAGGATGCTGTCTGGCAAGGACTTTGCTCAAAACCCTTTCGCTTGTCTCTCCATGGGTTCAGTTACAAACATCTGCTTTGACCAATATGCTTGGCCAACACTCGACCAACTGGGAGATAACAAGTGCTTGGCAGAAACAAGAAACGCAATAAAAGCTTTGAAAAGGGCTGGAATTAGCATCATATTGATTTCAGAAGATGAAATATCGGAGGTGGAAGCTATAGCTCTCAATTGTGAAATGTTTCCTTGCTCAAATGGAATGGTGCTTGAAGGTAAAGACTTCCGAAATTACAGCAAGGAAGAGAGGATGAATAATGTAGATAATATCACTGTGATGAGAAGCTCCTCACCTTCTGATAAGCTTCTTCTTGTGAAGTGTTTGAAGGAAAAAGGTCGTGTCGTAGCAATGGTAGTTGGATACAAAACGAATGATATTCCATCAATAAGAGAAGCTAATGTGGGAATTGTGATGGGGAGCAGTGAGATCCCCAAAGAATATTCTGACATTGTCATCATGGAAAGAAATTTCAGTTTCTTAGTTGAAATTGTAAGGTGCGGAAGATGCATTCATGACAACATTCGGAAGTACATACAACTTCAGCTCACCCAGAATATTGCCGGGCTCTTGATAACCGCCATCACAACCGTGTGTCTTGGATATTCTCCTATTACGACAATCCAATTGCTTTGGGCAAACCTTGTTGTTGCCTTTCTTGGCGGTCTTGCGCTACTGACTGAGCCACCAACAGATCATCAGAAATTGATGAACAAGTGGCCATTGAGACAACATAAACCACTCATCACAAAGGCTATGTGGGGAAAGCTTTTCAGTCAAACTCTATATCAGACTGCCATCTTGGTGACCTTCCAGTTCAAAGGGCAGGCGATCCTACGAGTCTGTAAGAATGTTAGTGAAACCATGATTTTCAATAGTTTTGTTCTCTGTCAAGTATTTAACCTAG